One region of Chlorobiota bacterium genomic DNA includes:
- a CDS encoding AAA family ATPase has product MDQGNFSNRVNDVIRLSREEALRLCHDYIGTEHLLLGIIREGEGIAVKILRNLGGDLFKIKKAIEDTVRSTGGTLTIGNIPLTKQAEKVLKITYLEAKLYKSDVIGTEHLLLSLLRDDDNIAAQILSQFGITYDAVRQELENIHSGKTPGSPEKGASSEKGRGGKERQERVKTPVLDNFGRDLTKLAGEEKLDPVIGREKEIERVAQILSRRKKNNPVLIGEPGVGKTAIAEGLALRIVQKKVSRVLHDKRIVTLDLAALVAGTKYRGQFEERMKAVMNELEKAKDVILFIDELHTIVGAGGASGSLDASNMFKPALARGDIQCIGATTLDEYRQYIEKDGALDRRFQKIMVNPPSVDETIQILSNIRQKYEEHHNVRYSDEAIKACVHLSERYITDRFLPDKALDVLDEVGSRVHLGSIVVPKHILDLEGKIEDVKQQKNQVVKSQNYEEAARLRDLEKKLQAELESAKEDWELTASERVVDVNEENVAEVVAMMTGIPVTKIAQEESAKLLRMADSLKQQVVGQDQAIEQLAKAIRRARAGLKDPNRPIGSFIFLGPTGVGKTELVKALARYLFDSEEALIRIDMSEYMEKFSVSRLVGAPPGYVGYEEGGQLTEKVRRKPYSVVLLDEIEKAHPDVFNILLQVLDDGILTDSLGRRVDFKNTIIVMTSNVGVRDIKAGGPMGFTLAQERDKYDEMRSTIEESMKRLFNPEFLNRVDDAIVFRQLTREDIFKIIDIQTRQLLKRLNSMNLTVDIDDHAKLFLAEKGYDEKYGARPLRRVIQRYIEDELAELVLRGEFTEGGHVRIGFDVEHGTLTFNKAAEAQLAAPEATPEPEPVAEPTPTEPTAEEPPPTKPTRRRKGNTE; this is encoded by the coding sequence ATGGATCAAGGCAATTTTTCCAACCGAGTCAACGATGTTATCCGGCTTAGCCGCGAGGAAGCATTGCGCCTGTGCCACGATTACATCGGCACCGAGCATCTGCTGTTAGGCATCATCCGCGAAGGGGAAGGGATTGCCGTCAAGATTCTCCGTAATCTTGGCGGGGACCTTTTCAAAATCAAAAAAGCTATCGAAGACACCGTCCGCTCAACCGGCGGGACGCTCACCATCGGCAATATTCCACTAACCAAACAAGCCGAGAAGGTGCTGAAAATCACCTACTTGGAAGCGAAGCTCTACAAAAGCGACGTGATCGGCACCGAGCATCTGCTGCTGTCGCTGCTTCGCGACGACGACAACATCGCCGCGCAGATTCTTAGCCAGTTCGGCATCACCTACGATGCGGTCCGGCAGGAGCTTGAGAATATCCATTCCGGCAAAACCCCGGGCAGCCCAGAGAAAGGGGCCAGCAGCGAAAAAGGACGCGGCGGGAAAGAACGCCAAGAACGGGTGAAAACCCCGGTGCTGGACAACTTCGGTCGCGACCTTACGAAGCTGGCCGGGGAGGAGAAACTGGACCCGGTGATTGGCCGCGAGAAGGAGATTGAACGGGTGGCGCAAATCCTTTCGCGCCGTAAAAAGAACAATCCCGTGCTGATTGGCGAACCTGGTGTTGGCAAAACCGCCATTGCCGAAGGACTAGCACTCCGGATCGTCCAGAAAAAAGTCAGCCGGGTGCTGCACGACAAACGAATCGTCACGCTGGACCTTGCCGCGTTGGTGGCCGGAACCAAATACCGCGGCCAGTTTGAGGAACGGATGAAAGCGGTGATGAACGAGTTAGAGAAAGCAAAAGATGTGATCCTGTTCATTGACGAGCTTCACACGATTGTTGGCGCGGGGGGGGCAAGCGGATCGCTGGATGCCTCCAATATGTTCAAGCCGGCGCTTGCCCGTGGCGACATCCAGTGCATCGGCGCGACGACGCTGGACGAGTACCGCCAGTACATCGAGAAGGATGGCGCGTTGGATCGCCGGTTCCAGAAAATCATGGTGAACCCGCCATCGGTGGATGAAACCATCCAAATCCTTTCGAACATCCGGCAGAAGTACGAGGAGCATCACAACGTCCGCTACTCCGACGAAGCAATCAAGGCGTGCGTCCACCTTTCCGAACGCTACATCACCGACCGGTTCCTTCCCGACAAAGCGTTGGATGTGCTGGACGAAGTTGGGTCCCGCGTGCATCTTGGGTCCATCGTCGTCCCCAAACATATCCTTGACCTTGAAGGGAAGATTGAGGACGTGAAGCAGCAAAAAAACCAGGTGGTGAAAAGCCAGAACTACGAAGAAGCCGCGCGCCTTCGCGATCTGGAGAAGAAGCTGCAAGCCGAGCTGGAATCGGCAAAGGAGGATTGGGAGTTGACCGCAAGCGAGCGGGTGGTGGACGTGAACGAGGAGAACGTGGCCGAGGTGGTGGCGATGATGACCGGAATCCCCGTGACGAAAATCGCCCAAGAAGAATCCGCCAAACTGCTTCGCATGGCCGATTCGCTGAAGCAGCAAGTGGTGGGCCAGGACCAAGCAATCGAGCAGTTGGCAAAGGCAATCCGCCGCGCCCGCGCAGGGCTGAAAGATCCAAACCGCCCAATCGGTTCCTTCATCTTCTTGGGGCCAACCGGCGTTGGCAAAACCGAGCTGGTGAAAGCCCTTGCCCGCTACCTGTTCGACAGCGAGGAGGCACTGATCCGCATTGACATGTCCGAGTACATGGAGAAGTTCTCCGTAAGCCGCCTTGTGGGCGCGCCGCCGGGATATGTGGGCTACGAAGAAGGGGGCCAGCTTACCGAGAAGGTTCGCCGCAAACCATACTCCGTGGTTCTGTTGGATGAGATCGAGAAGGCTCACCCGGATGTGTTCAACATCCTGCTGCAAGTGCTGGACGACGGCATCCTGACCGACAGCTTAGGCCGCCGCGTTGATTTCAAAAACACGATCATTGTGATGACCTCCAACGTTGGCGTGCGCGACATCAAAGCCGGTGGGCCAATGGGCTTCACACTGGCGCAGGAACGCGACAAGTACGACGAGATGCGCTCCACCATCGAGGAGTCCATGAAGCGGTTGTTCAACCCAGAGTTCCTGAACCGTGTTGACGATGCCATCGTCTTCCGCCAGCTTACGCGTGAGGATATTTTCAAGATCATTGACATCCAGACGCGGCAGCTTCTGAAGCGGCTGAACTCCATGAACCTGACCGTGGACATTGATGACCACGCCAAGCTCTTCCTTGCCGAAAAAGGGTACGATGAGAAGTACGGAGCACGCCCGCTGCGCCGCGTAATCCAGCGGTATATCGAGGACGAATTGGCCGAGCTGGTGCTGCGCGGGGAATTCACCGAAGGTGGCCACGTCCGCATCGGCTTCGACGTTGAGCATGGCACGCTGACATTCAACAAAGCTGCCGAGGCCCAGCTGGCCGCACCGGAAGCCACGCCCGAGCCGGAACCAGTTGCCGAGCCAACCCCCACGGAGCCAACGGCGGAGGAACCCCCGCCAACCAAACCAACCCGCCGCCGCAAAGGGAACACCGAATAA
- a CDS encoding DoxX family membrane protein: MNDYLSAGTDPLAVEPRPEDAAWAQAVSLAARLLVGFVMLIAGAGKLGAIEQFGHNIYNYGLLPLSLVNIAALLFIWVEITIGIMLIVGVAVRGSALLSSALLLLFIGAVLWAMAQGLEIDCGCFGNANGEGGVKVGWPKVLENLGLLAASIFLIYFPRSYFSLDRTLNRNWQS, encoded by the coding sequence ATGAACGATTACCTATCCGCCGGCACCGATCCACTTGCGGTAGAACCCAGGCCGGAAGATGCCGCGTGGGCGCAAGCCGTTTCCCTTGCTGCGCGGTTGCTGGTGGGGTTTGTGATGCTGATTGCGGGGGCGGGGAAGTTAGGGGCCATCGAGCAGTTCGGCCACAATATCTACAACTACGGATTGCTCCCGCTCTCGCTGGTGAACATTGCCGCGCTCCTGTTTATTTGGGTGGAGATCACCATCGGCATCATGCTGATTGTTGGCGTGGCGGTGCGGGGAAGCGCGTTGCTGAGCAGTGCGCTGCTTTTGCTGTTTATCGGCGCGGTGCTTTGGGCAATGGCGCAGGGGTTGGAGATTGATTGCGGCTGCTTCGGCAACGCCAACGGCGAGGGTGGGGTGAAAGTCGGCTGGCCAAAAGTGCTGGAAAATTTGGGGCTGCTTGCGGCCTCCATCTTCCTGATCTACTTCCCCCGCTCCTACTTCAGCCTTGACCGCACGCTCAACCGAAACTGGCAATCCTAA
- a CDS encoding cytochrome c5 family protein, with product MKILRPTLLVAFAAAIVGLAAIAASPMVRPGPVSEATDTMVTPPTPRPTQQPSKGEEIYLLTCRMCHETGTQGAPRLGNQEEWKERLPKGRKTLLKHSLEGFGAMPAKGGHVTLTKKEVSLALNFMLAKLR from the coding sequence ATGAAGATACTGCGTCCTACTCTGTTGGTGGCATTTGCGGCCGCAATCGTTGGGCTGGCGGCGATTGCCGCCAGCCCAATGGTTCGCCCCGGTCCCGTAAGTGAAGCTACGGACACGATGGTTACGCCGCCAACACCACGGCCCACGCAGCAGCCAAGCAAAGGGGAAGAAATCTACCTGCTTACCTGCCGTATGTGCCACGAAACTGGAACGCAAGGCGCGCCCCGATTGGGAAATCAGGAGGAATGGAAGGAGCGATTGCCCAAAGGGCGCAAAACCTTGCTGAAGCATTCGCTGGAAGGGTTCGGCGCGATGCCGGCCAAAGGGGGCCACGTGACCTTGACGAAAAAGGAGGTCTCGCTT
- a CDS encoding ribose-phosphate pyrophosphokinase: protein MPGFKIVSGRSNPALAARIAKAAGTSLGKVQIRNFSDGEIWVKYDENIRGEDLFIVQPTQPPSDNLMELLMLIDAAKRASAKRITAVIPYFGYARQDRKDQPRVAITAKLIANLISEAGADRVITMDLHAPQIQGFFDLLLDHLYAAPIFARHFRKLELPDLVVASPDVGGLKLARAYAKRLHAGLVFIDKRRPRPNIAEVMNVVGEVEGKNILILDDMIDTGGTFTNAVHALKKFGAKKIYGACTHPVLSGKAYELIEAAPLEQLIVTDTLPIRQGSSKIVVKSAAKLFAEAIIRTHENQSISKLFDID from the coding sequence ATGCCCGGATTCAAAATCGTTAGCGGACGGTCCAACCCTGCGTTGGCGGCACGCATTGCCAAAGCCGCGGGAACATCGCTTGGTAAGGTTCAAATCCGCAATTTCTCCGACGGGGAAATTTGGGTGAAGTATGATGAGAATATTCGGGGCGAAGACCTGTTCATCGTGCAGCCCACCCAGCCGCCTTCCGATAATCTGATGGAATTGCTGATGCTGATTGACGCTGCAAAGCGGGCATCGGCAAAGCGCATCACGGCGGTGATCCCGTACTTCGGCTACGCCCGGCAGGACCGCAAGGACCAGCCACGGGTGGCGATTACCGCAAAATTGATCGCCAACCTTATCAGCGAAGCCGGTGCGGATCGCGTGATAACAATGGACTTGCACGCCCCGCAGATCCAAGGGTTCTTTGACCTTCTGTTGGACCACTTGTACGCCGCGCCAATTTTTGCGCGGCATTTCCGCAAGCTGGAACTTCCCGACCTTGTGGTTGCCTCGCCCGATGTTGGCGGGCTGAAACTTGCGCGGGCCTACGCCAAACGGCTTCACGCCGGATTGGTGTTTATTGACAAACGCCGCCCCCGCCCAAACATTGCCGAAGTGATGAACGTGGTGGGCGAGGTGGAAGGGAAAAACATCCTGATTCTGGATGACATGATTGACACCGGCGGGACCTTCACCAACGCCGTCCACGCGCTGAAAAAGTTCGGCGCAAAGAAAATTTATGGGGCATGCACCCACCCGGTGCTAAGCGGAAAAGCCTACGAGCTGATAGAAGCCGCACCATTGGAACAATTGATCGTTACCGACACGCTGCCGATACGGCAGGGGTCCTCAAAAATCGTCGTGAAGTCCGCTGCCAAGCTCTTTGCCGAAGCAATTATCCGGACCCACGAAAATCAATCCATCTCCAAGCTATTTGACATTGATTAG
- a CDS encoding rhodanese-like domain-containing protein, which translates to MTQNIPTNPWLKAVREARGLLLAAVIIAIGFNWFSATGVPWVRTMPQGPAISNEELLGGDTTLGAPLAPSTSSTVPSDTAIHDSTAQRHQDSLAALAALEKKRIEDSVSAVRKAIADSTKQAAEAQVKEVESVQKGTVKEITTDQAKMLFDRKKGFWIDARPADLYAKGHIPRAINIFPEELRHHINDLPASDLNTLIVVYCNGGLCELSHELANNLVAMGFTRVVVYTGGEAEWRERGYPLVTK; encoded by the coding sequence ATGACGCAAAACATTCCCACCAATCCGTGGCTCAAGGCCGTGCGCGAAGCACGTGGCCTGCTGCTTGCGGCGGTTATCATTGCCATTGGGTTCAATTGGTTTTCCGCCACTGGCGTGCCCTGGGTCCGGACCATGCCGCAGGGGCCGGCAATCAGCAACGAGGAGCTTCTTGGCGGGGACACCACGCTGGGCGCGCCCCTTGCTCCGTCCACTTCTTCCACCGTTCCCAGCGACACGGCCATCCACGACAGCACGGCCCAGCGCCATCAAGATAGCTTGGCCGCACTTGCAGCCCTGGAGAAAAAACGGATTGAAGACTCCGTGTCGGCTGTGCGCAAAGCCATTGCCGACAGCACCAAGCAAGCCGCCGAAGCGCAGGTGAAAGAGGTGGAGAGCGTGCAGAAAGGGACGGTGAAGGAGATCACCACCGACCAAGCCAAGATGCTGTTCGACCGGAAGAAAGGGTTCTGGATAGATGCACGCCCGGCGGATCTGTACGCCAAAGGGCATATCCCACGGGCCATTAATATTTTCCCTGAAGAGCTTCGCCATCATATCAACGACCTTCCCGCCAGCGATCTGAACACCCTGATCGTGGTTTATTGCAACGGCGGCTTGTGCGAGCTAAGCCACGAGCTTGCCAACAACTTGGTGGCCATGGGCTTCACCCGCGTGGTGGTTTATACCGGCGGCGAAGCCGAGTGGCGCGAGCGTGGCTACCCGCTGGTCACGAAATAA
- the lexA gene encoding repressor LexA — protein MVRISLTPRQNEIYEFIRACIQQQGAPPTIPEIGAKFGMKSTNGVNDLLNVLERKGYIIRRRGTARGIALTDQAPPADPKSKGVKKLPIVGEGEASNPFSIFLNPQGVLALDPQLVPTGNAFLAVVADDGMDKEGILKGDYVVVQQNPNPPSGALVFALVGSDQVVRRRSPDGHHLLSANRYYPKLGMAEMEDVQIMGEVTGVLRVVKRSSSP, from the coding sequence GTGGTTCGCATATCGTTAACGCCTCGGCAAAATGAGATTTACGAGTTCATCCGCGCCTGCATCCAGCAGCAAGGCGCGCCGCCGACGATTCCTGAGATTGGGGCGAAGTTCGGGATGAAATCCACCAACGGGGTGAACGATCTGTTGAACGTGTTGGAGCGGAAAGGCTACATCATCCGCCGCCGCGGGACCGCTCGCGGAATTGCCCTAACGGACCAAGCCCCCCCAGCCGACCCCAAAAGCAAAGGGGTGAAGAAACTTCCGATTGTTGGCGAAGGGGAAGCCTCCAATCCCTTCTCCATCTTCCTGAATCCGCAAGGGGTGCTGGCCTTGGACCCGCAGCTTGTTCCCACCGGCAACGCCTTCCTTGCCGTGGTGGCCGACGACGGAATGGACAAGGAGGGAATCCTGAAAGGGGATTACGTGGTGGTTCAGCAAAACCCGAACCCGCCAAGCGGTGCGTTAGTGTTTGCCCTTGTTGGAAGCGACCAAGTTGTGCGCCGCCGCAGCCCCGATGGCCACCACCTTCTATCGGCCAACCGCTACTATCCAAAATTGGGGATGGCGGAGATGGAGGATGTGCAGATTATGGGTGAGGTGACAGGGGTGCTGCGGGTGGTGAAGCGATCATCATCCCCGTAA
- a CDS encoding ABC-F family ATP-binding cassette domain-containing protein produces the protein MTILGLENIGKDFGIKPLFSGVTFSIEAGERVGLIGANGSGKTTLLRVIAGQEPPETGRVMFSGNPVVGYLSQNPPFNPEATVLDTIFAASTAVMQQLHQYEAACQQLAANGDDPTLLARVADLAAQLEASGGWSLETEAKIILDRLGITNTAALMGTLSGGERKRVALAHALIERPDLLILDEPTNHLDADTINWLERYLDRFAGALLLVTHDRYFLDRVTRRIIELDGGKVQAYAGNYGYYLAQKEEEAARREVEGHKRDMLIRQELAWLRRGAKARTTKQKARIDRANELMAAPRERKQEELEIAVGSRRLGSKVVELHGVGKQYGGRWLLRDFTHILQPGESVGIIGPNGTGKTTLMEIISGRTTPDEGTITVGETVVIGYYDQESRALNDEQRVIEYIREVADNITTADGSIITASQMLERFLFPPGMQYSPIGKLSGGERRRLYLLRILMSVPNVLILDEPTNDLDIPTLQTLESYLDGFGGTLIVVSHDRYFLDRTVDHLFRFEGDGTIREYPGNYTAFLEIQEREAAAAAAETTPQPKPRTEEPQAAIPQNAPRKLSYKERKELDRLEQEIEQGEQQKREIEQQLSTADYTQAQALAQALAQLTAQLEERMERWSQLAELA, from the coding sequence ATGACTATTCTTGGGCTAGAAAACATCGGAAAAGATTTCGGCATTAAGCCGCTGTTTAGCGGTGTCACCTTCTCGATAGAAGCTGGCGAGCGGGTGGGGCTGATTGGCGCGAACGGGTCCGGCAAAACCACCCTGCTGCGGGTGATTGCCGGCCAGGAACCCCCCGAAACCGGGCGGGTGATGTTCAGCGGAAACCCCGTGGTGGGGTACCTTTCCCAAAACCCCCCGTTCAACCCCGAAGCCACCGTGCTGGACACGATCTTCGCCGCCAGCACTGCGGTGATGCAACAGCTGCACCAGTACGAAGCCGCCTGCCAACAACTTGCCGCCAACGGGGATGACCCAACACTGCTGGCACGCGTGGCCGACCTTGCAGCGCAGTTGGAAGCATCGGGGGGATGGAGCTTGGAGACCGAGGCGAAGATCATCCTGGACCGGCTTGGAATCACCAACACGGCGGCCTTGATGGGGACGCTTTCGGGGGGGGAGCGGAAGCGGGTGGCGCTTGCCCACGCCCTGATTGAACGCCCCGACCTTCTGATCCTTGACGAACCCACCAACCACCTTGATGCCGACACCATCAACTGGCTGGAACGCTACCTTGACCGGTTCGCCGGCGCGTTGCTGCTGGTGACGCACGACCGCTACTTCCTGGACCGCGTCACCCGCCGCATCATCGAGCTTGATGGCGGAAAGGTCCAGGCCTATGCCGGGAACTACGGATACTACCTTGCCCAAAAAGAGGAGGAAGCGGCGCGGCGCGAAGTTGAGGGCCACAAGCGGGATATGCTGATCCGCCAAGAGCTGGCATGGCTGCGGCGCGGCGCAAAAGCCCGCACCACCAAACAGAAAGCCCGCATTGACCGCGCCAACGAACTGATGGCCGCCCCACGCGAACGGAAACAGGAGGAGCTGGAGATTGCCGTTGGTTCGCGGCGGCTGGGGAGCAAAGTGGTGGAGCTTCACGGCGTTGGGAAGCAGTACGGCGGGCGTTGGTTGCTGCGCGATTTCACCCACATCCTTCAGCCTGGCGAGTCTGTTGGAATTATCGGCCCGAACGGAACCGGAAAGACCACGTTGATGGAGATCATCAGCGGAAGGACAACGCCGGACGAAGGGACGATCACCGTTGGGGAGACGGTGGTTATTGGCTACTACGACCAAGAGAGCCGCGCCTTGAACGATGAGCAACGGGTGATTGAATATATCCGCGAGGTGGCCGATAACATCACCACTGCCGATGGAAGCATCATCACCGCAAGCCAGATGTTGGAGCGATTCCTTTTCCCGCCCGGGATGCAGTACTCGCCGATTGGGAAACTTTCCGGAGGGGAGCGGCGGCGGCTTTATCTGCTCCGCATCCTGATGTCGGTCCCGAACGTGCTGATTCTGGATGAGCCAACGAATGACTTGGATATTCCCACCCTGCAAACCTTAGAAAGCTATCTAGATGGATTTGGCGGAACGCTGATTGTGGTAAGCCACGACCGCTACTTCCTTGACCGCACCGTGGACCACTTGTTCCGATTTGAAGGAGATGGGACGATTCGGGAGTACCCGGGGAATTACACGGCCTTCTTGGAGATTCAGGAACGCGAAGCCGCTGCTGCCGCCGCCGAAACCACTCCCCAACCGAAACCGCGAACCGAAGAGCCGCAAGCCGCGATCCCCCAAAATGCCCCGCGCAAACTCAGCTACAAGGAGCGGAAGGAGCTGGACCGATTGGAGCAGGAGATTGAGCAAGGGGAGCAACAGAAGCGCGAGATCGAGCAGCAACTTTCCACCGCCGACTACACCCAAGCCCAAGCATTGGCCCAAGCACTGGCCCAGCTAACCGCCCAACTTGAGGAACGCATGGAGCGATGGAGCCAACTGGCAGAACTGGCATAG
- a CDS encoding ABC transporter ATP-binding protein, with the protein MIRPNRPAFVPPSAHQQQAKEKPGWRERRRALRYVPALLRMVWQTHRGYTTTMLLLRVVRAFVPLATLWVGKLIIDAVLQMTKSPNPDWAYLWELVALELGIVVVGEWLARASSLVESLLGDLFSNHTSIRLMEHAATLDLYHFEDPEFYDRMERARRQTVGRIGLVGQILSMGQNAITLVSLSAAIVSYNPLLLLLLAVAVVPSFLGETHFASLEYSLLYRWTPERRQLDYLRYVGASDETAKEVQIFGIAPWLIERYRTLADTFYDQNKRLSIRKAMVASLLSLFSTIGYYGAYVLILVRAAEGLITIGTLTFLASSFARSRDLIGGLLMGFSGIVEQSMYLKDLFEFFEVKPTITAPSNAPPVPQPIREGFTFQDVGFRYPDSERWAVRHLNFSLKPGERIALVGENGAGKTTITKLLARLYDPTEGRILLDGRDLREYDVASVRRAISVIFQDFVRYDFRFDENIGVGEIEQAKPYFSQQSSAGNGHATGVAASATANGNPIPEAARKSLADTLLPRFAEGYGQMLGRRFKDGVELSGGEWQKVALARSYMRQSQALILDEPTAALDARAEYEVFLRFSELVAGRMAIIISHRFSTVRMADRIIVLQKGELMEEGSHAELIQRNGLYAELFHLQAEGYR; encoded by the coding sequence ATGATCCGACCCAACCGACCCGCCTTCGTTCCCCCTTCGGCACACCAGCAACAAGCCAAAGAAAAACCTGGCTGGCGCGAACGCCGCCGCGCACTTCGGTACGTCCCGGCGTTGCTCCGCATGGTGTGGCAAACCCACCGTGGCTACACCACCACGATGCTGCTGCTGCGGGTTGTCCGCGCATTCGTTCCGCTTGCCACGCTTTGGGTTGGCAAGCTGATTATTGATGCCGTCCTGCAGATGACCAAGTCGCCAAACCCCGATTGGGCATACCTGTGGGAGCTGGTGGCGTTGGAGCTTGGGATTGTTGTTGTTGGGGAATGGCTTGCCAGGGCATCATCGCTGGTGGAAAGCCTTTTGGGGGATTTGTTCAGCAACCACACCAGCATTCGGCTGATGGAGCACGCCGCCACGCTGGACCTTTATCACTTCGAGGACCCCGAATTCTACGACCGGATGGAGCGCGCACGCCGCCAAACCGTTGGGCGCATCGGCCTTGTTGGGCAGATTCTTTCCATGGGGCAAAACGCCATCACGCTGGTTTCGCTTAGCGCGGCAATCGTCAGCTACAACCCGCTGCTTCTGCTGTTGCTGGCGGTGGCGGTGGTCCCCAGTTTCCTTGGGGAAACGCATTTCGCTTCGTTGGAGTACTCACTCCTCTACCGTTGGACCCCGGAACGCCGCCAGCTTGACTACCTCCGCTACGTTGGCGCAAGCGATGAGACCGCGAAAGAGGTCCAAATTTTCGGCATTGCCCCCTGGCTGATTGAACGCTACCGAACGCTTGCCGACACCTTCTACGACCAGAACAAACGGCTCTCCATTCGCAAAGCAATGGTGGCTTCGCTCCTTTCCCTGTTCAGCACGATTGGCTACTACGGCGCGTACGTGCTGATTCTGGTGAGGGCCGCCGAAGGCCTTATCACCATCGGCACGCTGACGTTTTTGGCCTCGTCGTTTGCGCGCAGCCGCGACCTGATTGGCGGGCTGCTGATGGGGTTCAGCGGCATTGTGGAGCAGAGCATGTACCTGAAAGATCTGTTCGAATTTTTCGAGGTGAAGCCAACCATCACCGCGCCAAGCAACGCCCCGCCGGTCCCGCAGCCAATCCGCGAAGGGTTCACCTTCCAGGACGTAGGATTCCGCTATCCCGACAGCGAACGTTGGGCGGTGCGCCATCTCAACTTCTCGCTGAAGCCAGGCGAACGGATTGCGTTGGTTGGGGAAAACGGAGCGGGGAAAACCACCATCACCAAGCTGCTGGCGCGATTGTACGACCCCACCGAAGGGCGAATCCTGCTGGATGGACGCGACTTGCGGGAATACGACGTTGCTTCGGTTCGCCGCGCAATCAGCGTCATCTTCCAAGATTTTGTCCGCTACGATTTCCGGTTCGATGAGAACATTGGCGTTGGCGAGATTGAGCAGGCAAAACCTTATTTCTCGCAGCAATCATCCGCAGGGAATGGGCACGCAACCGGGGTGGCAGCAAGCGCAACGGCAAACGGGAATCCAATCCCCGAGGCCGCACGCAAATCGCTGGCCGACACCTTGCTGCCGCGCTTTGCCGAAGGCTACGGGCAGATGTTGGGAAGGCGGTTCAAGGATGGAGTGGAGCTTTCCGGCGGCGAGTGGCAGAAGGTGGCGTTAGCGCGGTCGTACATGCGCCAGTCGCAAGCCTTGATTTTGGACGAACCAACCGCCGCCCTTGATGCCCGCGCAGAGTATGAGGTGTTCCTCCGGTTCTCCGAGCTGGTGGCTGGGCGAATGGCCATCATCATCTCGCACCGTTTCTCCACCGTCCGCATGGCCGACCGGATCATCGTGTTGCAGAAAGGGGAGCTGATGGAAGAAGGCTCCCACGCGGAATTGATTCAACGCAACGGGCTGTATGCCGAGCTGTTCCATCTGCAGGCCGAGGGGTATCGGTAG
- a CDS encoding 50S ribosomal protein L25, translated as MNEILLQAQRRTPGRSEARAMRRKSIVPGIFYFHGEEPIAVAAHELALRPLIRTSESHLVRMRLDDGVEKTCILKDISFDPITDRPVHFDLQGVSADEAIIVEVPVNIVGQSIGQRDGGIVEFLLHKVEVKCLPQDLPDHINVDITNLGIGESIHVSDMTLEKGTFVTGGDVAVVAIAAPRTETEASAGPAEPEVITKGKEKA; from the coding sequence ATGAACGAAATTCTTCTGCAAGCCCAGCGCCGCACGCCGGGCCGAAGCGAAGCACGCGCAATGCGCCGTAAAAGCATTGTCCCGGGCATTTTTTACTTCCATGGCGAAGAACCAATCGCCGTTGCCGCGCACGAGCTTGCGCTGCGCCCACTGATCCGCACCAGCGAATCGCACCTTGTACGGATGCGCCTTGACGACGGCGTTGAGAAAACCTGCATCCTGAAAGACATCTCCTTCGATCCCATCACCGACCGTCCGGTCCACTTCGATCTTCAGGGCGTTTCCGCCGACGAAGCAATCATCGTTGAAGTTCCCGTTAACATCGTTGGCCAGTCTATCGGCCAGCGCGACGGCGGCATTGTGGAGTTCCTGCTTCACAAGGTCGAGGTCAAGTGCTTGCCGCAGGATTTGCCGGATCACATCAACGTTGACATCACCAACCTTGGCATTGGCGAATCTATCCACGTTAGCGACATGACGTTGGAAAAAGGGACCTTTGTCACCGGCGGCGATGTTGCGGTGGTGGCAATTGCCGCGCCACGCACCGAAACCGAAGCCAGTGCGGGACCAGCCGAGCCGGAAGTGATCACCAAGGGAAAAGAGAAAGCATAA